In Pengzhenrongella sicca, a single genomic region encodes these proteins:
- a CDS encoding YeiH family protein, translating into MTRDTLALPRRAPEPGLEPSGSARAAVPGLAAVAGATALAFAVAHVVPALNAATVAVVLGALAANLGLHPPVLRPGTHVATTRLLRIAVVLLGLQLALPDLVHLGLGGLAVVLGTVAVTFTGTQLLGRALGLPPARSLLVATGFSICGASAIAAMREVAGGEEEDTAVAIALVTLCGSLAIVVLPALAGPLGLEPAAFGAWVGASVHDVGQAVATASRVDGALTTAVVVKLSRVVLLAPLVAAVALTRRTRRGAAAGGRRPPILPLFVVGFLAAIALRSAELVPDSALAVAAGAQHVLMVAALAGLGTGIDRRTLRATGGRTLGLGLASWLLVAATAYAGVRLFLA; encoded by the coding sequence GTGACCCGCGACACCCTGGCCTTGCCACGTCGAGCTCCGGAACCGGGGCTCGAGCCGTCCGGGTCGGCCCGGGCCGCGGTGCCGGGCCTCGCGGCCGTCGCCGGCGCGACCGCGCTCGCGTTCGCGGTCGCGCACGTCGTCCCGGCACTGAACGCGGCGACGGTCGCCGTCGTCCTCGGCGCGCTGGCGGCGAACCTCGGGCTGCACCCGCCGGTGCTCCGGCCCGGCACCCACGTCGCGACGACCCGGCTCCTGCGCATCGCCGTCGTGCTGCTCGGCCTGCAGCTCGCCCTGCCCGACCTCGTCCACCTCGGCCTCGGCGGGCTGGCTGTCGTGCTCGGGACGGTGGCGGTGACGTTCACCGGGACGCAGTTGCTCGGCCGGGCGCTGGGCCTGCCGCCCGCCCGGTCGCTGCTCGTCGCGACGGGCTTCTCGATCTGTGGCGCGTCGGCCATCGCGGCGATGCGGGAGGTGGCCGGCGGAGAGGAGGAGGACACCGCCGTCGCGATCGCGCTCGTCACGCTCTGCGGGAGCCTCGCGATCGTCGTGCTGCCCGCGCTCGCGGGCCCGCTCGGCCTCGAGCCGGCCGCGTTCGGCGCGTGGGTCGGGGCCAGCGTGCACGACGTCGGCCAGGCCGTCGCGACCGCGAGCCGCGTCGACGGCGCGCTCACCACCGCCGTCGTGGTCAAGCTCAGCCGCGTCGTGCTCCTGGCGCCGCTCGTCGCCGCGGTCGCGCTCACGCGCCGGACCCGCCGCGGCGCGGCGGCAGGCGGGCGTCGGCCGCCGATCCTCCCGCTGTTCGTGGTCGGCTTCCTCGCCGCGATCGCGCTCCGTAGCGCCGAGCTCGTGCCGGACTCGGCGCTCGCCGTCGCCGCCGGCGCGCAGCACGTGCTCATGGTCGCCGCCCTCGCGGGCCTCGGCACCGGCATCGACCGGCGCACGCTCCGGGCGACGGGCGGCCGCACGCTCGGGCTGGGTCTCGCGTCCTGGCTCCTCGTCGCGGCGACGGCCTACGCGGGCGTGCGCCTCTTCCTAGCCTGA
- a CDS encoding M28 family metallopeptidase has product MTGYVVAPDERSGRADDVAPRGTHWARFADRVVTWAPEPARLGRGARTADRLLLITQVGRSFQDAHPDLTPVLEHGRHLVVADTDPSLLAVTPDAEPGADEHAHWRVEPLPADAVVVGLPAAPPARVDPAIAGLLGELSSPLYAADVAWLAGLPTRHSLSTHFATAAGWAAARMTALGFAATRVPITVGAGTSENVIGDRAGVGSGPRDLVLITAHLDSVNLAGGPAASAPGADDNASGSAGVLELARVLAAHAWRADVRLILFGGEEQGLHGSQQYVAALPGADRARLRAVLNMDMIATRNSPAPTVLLEGATVSAGLIADLATAAATYTGLRVETSLSPFASDHVPFITAGLPAVLTIEGADSANGHIHSANDTLAFIDHAFALDILRMNLAALAGWLGSTSGAPRPAGSAVSWGPGRLDVFVVGTDSTLQHTWWEGAGWQPSPGGFETLGGTIARP; this is encoded by the coding sequence ATGACCGGGTACGTCGTCGCCCCGGACGAACGCTCGGGCAGGGCCGACGACGTCGCGCCGCGCGGCACCCACTGGGCGCGGTTCGCCGACCGCGTCGTGACCTGGGCGCCGGAGCCCGCGCGCCTCGGCCGCGGCGCGCGGACCGCCGACCGACTGCTGCTCATCACCCAGGTGGGCCGGTCGTTCCAGGACGCGCACCCCGACCTCACGCCGGTGCTCGAGCACGGCCGGCACCTGGTCGTGGCGGACACCGACCCGTCCCTGCTCGCCGTCACGCCCGACGCCGAGCCCGGCGCCGACGAGCACGCGCACTGGCGGGTCGAGCCCCTGCCGGCCGACGCCGTCGTCGTCGGGCTACCGGCCGCGCCGCCCGCCCGGGTGGACCCCGCGATCGCCGGCCTGCTCGGCGAGCTCTCGAGCCCGCTCTACGCCGCCGACGTCGCCTGGCTCGCCGGGCTGCCGACGCGCCACTCGCTCAGCACGCACTTCGCGACGGCGGCCGGCTGGGCCGCGGCCCGGATGACCGCGCTCGGCTTCGCGGCGACCCGCGTCCCGATCACGGTCGGCGCCGGGACGAGCGAGAACGTGATCGGCGACCGCGCCGGGGTGGGCAGCGGACCGCGCGACCTCGTCCTGATCACCGCGCACCTCGACTCCGTGAACCTCGCCGGCGGGCCAGCCGCGAGCGCGCCCGGGGCCGACGACAACGCGAGCGGCTCGGCGGGCGTGCTCGAGCTCGCTCGCGTCCTGGCGGCCCACGCGTGGCGCGCCGACGTGCGGCTGATCCTGTTCGGCGGCGAGGAGCAGGGCCTGCACGGCAGCCAGCAGTACGTCGCCGCGCTGCCCGGTGCCGACCGCGCCCGCCTGCGCGCGGTCCTGAACATGGACATGATCGCGACGCGCAACTCCCCCGCCCCGACGGTGCTGCTCGAGGGCGCGACCGTGTCGGCGGGCCTCATCGCGGACCTCGCCACGGCCGCCGCGACGTACACGGGCCTGCGGGTCGAGACCTCGCTGTCGCCGTTCGCGAGCGACCACGTGCCGTTCATCACCGCTGGCCTGCCCGCGGTCCTGACGATCGAGGGCGCCGACAGCGCCAACGGCCACATCCACTCGGCGAACGACACGCTCGCCTTCATCGACCACGCCTTCGCGCTCGACATCCTGCGGATGAACCTCGCCGCGCTCGCGGGCTGGCTCGGCTCGACGTCCGGCGCGCCGCGCCCCGCTGGGTCGGCCGTCTCCTGGGGGCCGGGGCGGCTGGACGTGTTCGTCGTCGGCACGGACTCGACGCTGCAGCACACGTGGTGGGAGGGGGCCGGGTGGCAGCCGTCGCCCGGCGGGTTCGAGACGCTCGGCGGGACGATCGCCCGCCCGTGA